The following DNA comes from Glaciihabitans arcticus.
AGGATGCGAGCGCGATTGCCGTGGTCGACGGCGGCCGCGCCATCCTCGTAATGCAGTTCGAAACCGATGCGGGCGGCCATGCGCTCGACCGCCTCGGAGAAGGACACGTGGTCCATCTTCATCAGGAAGCTGAAGACGTCGCCGCCCTCCTGGCAGCCGAAGCAGTGGTAGAAACCGACTTGCGGGCGCACGTGGAAACTCGGGCTGCGCTCCTCGTGGAAGGGGCAGAGGCCCTTCATCGAGCCGGAGCCCGCGCTCTTGAGAGTGACGTAGTCCCCGACGATGTCGGCGAGGTTGGTGCGGGAGCGCACCTCGTCGATATCGCTCCGTCGGATTAGTCCAGCCACGGTGATGATTCTACGGTCGCGGCGTACCCCGCCGCTGGCTGTGTCCACCGCGCCGACTCAGTCGTAGAGCACCTCGTCGGGCGGGTACTCGGGGCACACCGAGATGAGGCGATCGAGCTCGGCCTGGCCGATCACCTCGAGCGGCAGATCGCCGTAGGGGTTCCACGACGGCACGCCCTCCCAGCCGGCCAGGAACGCCTCGCGGGTGGGTGCGGGCGTCACGGTCTGGCCCTGAGCGGTGAGGCACGGCACGAGCGTGTCGACGAAGTAGTCGTAGACGATGCCGATCGCCTCCTCGTCGAGCGGACGGAAGTACTTCGGGTCGATCGGGAACGTCGCCGAGCACACGTATTGCGCGAGGTCGTAGTCCTCTTCGCCGCTGCTCGCACTCTCCACCTGGCCGCCCGTGGTGGCCTTCGTGTCGGTGAATCCGGCGTCGACGAGGCAGCCGGCGATCGTCTTCGGCCACTCCCCCGGGCTGATCAGCCGCTCGGCCTCCACCTCGGGGCGCTCGACATCCGGATACGAGTCGGAGAAGGTCACCCAGGACTGCTCCACGACCCACGCGACCGTGTACTCCTGCGGGGGTTCTGCGGTCGCCGTCGGCTCGGGTTCGGGTGCCGCCGTGCACCCGGTCAGGAGCAGGGCCGCGACGAGCAGCAGTGCCCTCTTCACGGTCGGCTCACGAGTCGCGAATGCCATGCGATGGCGGACTGGTCGGTGAGGGAGGCAACCTGATCCACCACGACGCGCTTGTGCGCAGCGTCATCCCGGGCATCTCGCAAGTCGGCGGCGAAGCCGGCGTCGAGATCGCGCCCCTCGGTTCGCAGCAGCGCGTCGGCCAGCTCGGTGATGATCTCGCGCTGGTGCAGATAAATCGGCTTGCGGGAGTTCGTCTTCATCACGTTCGCCGCCACGATGCCCTTGAGTACCGCGATCTCGGCCTGCGTCTCGCGCGGGACGACGACGTTCGCACCGAAGCGGATGAGGCTGCCCCGAGGATGCGCCGCACGCGTCGCGTGCACGGCCTCATGCGCGAATCGTCCGATCAGCTGGCTCGTGAGGTTCTTGAGGCGGGCCAGGTCGATGCGGCTGCCGTCCCACGACTCGATCCACGAGTCGAGGTTGTCGAGGCGGTCGAAGGCGGCGATGAGCTCGTCGTGGGTGAGCTCCCCACCGATCCACTCGAACATCGAGTCGACCAGCTCGTCGTGATCGACTCGTGCGCTCAGGGCCGGCACGTCGAGGTAGCCGCTCACGATCGCGTCCTCGAAGTCGTGTACCGAGTAGGCGATGTCGTCGGAAAGGTCCATGACCTGCGCCTCGATGCACTTCTGGCGGTCGGGCGCGCCCGCTCGCAGCCACTCGAACACCGGGAGATCGTCGGCGTAGAAGCCGAACTTGCTGCGTCCACTCGGGTCGGGGATGCCCTGCTGCTCGGGCCAGGGGTACTTGCAGCTCGCGTCGAGGCTCGCTCGTGTGAGATTCAGCCCGTAGGTGCGACCGTCCGGCCCGAAGACCTTCGGCTCGATGCGCGTCAGCAGGCGCAGCGTCTGCGCGTTTCCCTCGAAACCGCCGATATCGAGGGACCACTCGCTGAGCGCGCGCTCGCCGTTGTGTCCGAACGGTGGATGACCCAGATCGTGCGCGAGGCACGCCGTGTCGACGACGTCGGGATCCAGCCCGAGGCTTGCCGCGAGCTCACGCCCGACCTGCGCGACCTCGAGGGAGTGCGTGAGCCGATTGCGCGCGAAGTCGAGACCTGCGGTCGGGCTCAGCACCTGTGTCTTCGCGGCGAGACGACGCAGGGCGCTCGAGTGCAGCAGGCGGCCGCGGTCGCGCGCGAAATCGCTGCGGCGGGTGGAATGCTCCTCGGGATACCAGCGCTCGATGTCGGCCTCGGTGTAGCCGCTCGGGTACGTGCCACTATCCACCACTGTGGTGCTCCTCGGCCGCCGTCAGGTCGGCGCGGTCCGTCTCCTGCAGCTCGCGGCTGTCGAGCCAGCCGTAGGGAAGAGTCGGCTTCTTGGGGCTACCGGCGCGGCCGCGCGGGCCCTCGGCCTCCTGGCCGGGGTAGGGCACGTCGGGGTCGAGGGTGCCGAGCAGGTCATCCAATTCCTGCAGGCTCGACGACATGGCGAGCGCTGCGCGGGTCTCGCCGCCGATCGGGTAGCCCTTGAAGTACCAGGCGACGTGCTTGCGGATGTCGCGGCACGCCTTGTCCTCCTCGTCGAAGAATTCCGTGAGGAGTTGCGCGTGACGCCGGAAGGCGACGGCGACCTCGCCGAGGCTGGGCATGGCTTTGAGCTTTTCGCCCTTGAACGCGGCGGCCAGGTCACCGAACAGCCACGGGCGACCCAGGCAGCCGCGACCGACGACGACACCGTCTGCGCCCGTCTCGGCGACCATGCGGATCGCGTCCTCGGCGCTCCAGATGTCACCGTTGCCGAGGATCGGGGTGTCGGTGATGGTCTCCTTGAGCTTTGCGATCGCCGACCAGTCCGCGGTGCCCGAGTAGAACTCTGCGGCAGTGCGCGCGTGCAGGGCGATGCTCGCGACGCCGGCACCCTGGGCGGCCTTCGCGGCCTCCAGGTAGGTGAGGTGATCCTCGTCGATCCCCTTGCGCATCTTGATGGTCAGCGGAATGTCGCCGGCAGCGGCGACAGCGGCCTCGACGATGTCC
Coding sequences within:
- the dusB gene encoding tRNA dihydrouridine synthase DusB, coding for MSILTAPEAETTSDPNKLYIGPIELDVPVVLAPMAGITNTAFRRLCREYGAGLYVSEMITSRALVERTPESMRLIRHHESETTRSIQLYGVDPKTVREAVTMLVAEDRADHIDLNFGCPVAKVTRRGGGAALPWKRDLFRDIVEAAVAAAGDIPLTIKMRKGIDEDHLTYLEAAKAAQGAGVASIALHARTAAEFYSGTADWSAIAKLKETITDTPILGNGDIWSAEDAIRMVAETGADGVVVGRGCLGRPWLFGDLAAAFKGEKLKAMPSLGEVAVAFRRHAQLLTEFFDEEDKACRDIRKHVAWYFKGYPIGGETRAALAMSSSLQELDDLLGTLDPDVPYPGQEAEGPRGRAGSPKKPTLPYGWLDSRELQETDRADLTAAEEHHSGG
- a CDS encoding deoxyguanosinetriphosphate triphosphohydrolase, translating into MVDSGTYPSGYTEADIERWYPEEHSTRRSDFARDRGRLLHSSALRRLAAKTQVLSPTAGLDFARNRLTHSLEVAQVGRELAASLGLDPDVVDTACLAHDLGHPPFGHNGERALSEWSLDIGGFEGNAQTLRLLTRIEPKVFGPDGRTYGLNLTRASLDASCKYPWPEQQGIPDPSGRSKFGFYADDLPVFEWLRAGAPDRQKCIEAQVMDLSDDIAYSVHDFEDAIVSGYLDVPALSARVDHDELVDSMFEWIGGELTHDELIAAFDRLDNLDSWIESWDGSRIDLARLKNLTSQLIGRFAHEAVHATRAAHPRGSLIRFGANVVVPRETQAEIAVLKGIVAANVMKTNSRKPIYLHQREIITELADALLRTEGRDLDAGFAADLRDARDDAAHKRVVVDQVASLTDQSAIAWHSRLVSRP